The Ciconia boyciana chromosome 7, ASM3463844v1, whole genome shotgun sequence region GCACGTCTGTCACATTGTGCCTGCCCAGCATGACCCTTGAAACGCCAACAATGAGAGCCCAGAGCACCACAAGGACCCGCAGCGGGATGGCGAGCACCAGGTGGTGCAGAATGAAGCGGCAGACCAGGGCAGCTCTGGTGGCGTGGCCTGATGGAAAGGAGTACTTGTCCACCGAGATGGTGACGAACATGTCCATCTTGTTGTGGGTGGGCCGCCGCCGCTTGACGAGCCCTTTCACTACTGCCACCAGCACGAGATCCAGCAGCAATGCTAGAAGACAATAACAGTGAGTGAGCAAGaaaggaaggggtttttttccccccatggaAAACAAGGCAAGAAGCAAACCAAAGCCATTAGCTAAGAAAACAAGCACTTGGCTACCAAAACCTGCGAAGAGCAGGCAGTATTTCCCATGGTTATGATGCCTGGGTAGGGAGAGTGTGGCACTCGCCCAGTGCTTGGCCTTCTCTAGCACAAGCATATCTTCAGTCTCCACTCTTTCTGCACGCAGCCCTTGCACAATGCCAGACCCTCTGACTGCCACAGCCAGCAACCATGACTCAGGGCTCAAATTGACCCTTAATCTGAAGGCAACAGAGGGGTTAATAGTCCCCACAACTCCCTTCCTGACAGCCTGTGTTGACTCAGCATTGCTTTGCCTACCCTCGTGGCTGGGGGTCAAACTGACCCGGGTGAATGATCAACCCACTTCAACCACTCAGCCACTGCTTAGGGTGAGGGGCCTCGAGCTTGCATGGTGCTGCCAGGGCTCCTGCAGTCTGGCTTCTCCCGGCTGCTGGGGGGGATTAATGCCAGAAAGCTAACCATGCTTTGGTTTTCAAGAGCTGAATAAAGGATGATTTACATAATGCCAGCTAAAGAGCTAAAGGTTGTTGTGGTAGAAGTCAGAGGCAAAGCACATGTGAGACGTGAGAAGTGTTCAGCCAGTATTTGGCAAGAGCAGCTTCTCATGTAGGGCAGAGGGTGCTTTCTCCATCCCCGTTAGCTCAGCTAGCACAGCGCTCACAGCCAGGGCTGCTTCTTCCAAGGAAGTCTTGTGTGAGGGACTGATTTCTGCTTGTCCTAAAGCTTGTTTCTGGGCACCAAATCTTTCAGTCACTTCAGTTCACTCCCTTTGGTTAATCAtttaagaacaaatatttttttccgTGTAAACCTAGttcaattgcctttttttttttttccatatggtTTGGAAGACTCAACTTGGAAATTAGGGAAAACTCCTTCCCCACGTTGATGCTGCAACCCTGGGACAGGGCTCCAGAGAGATGGGTGGCTCTGGCCCGGAGCATTGAGGGCCAGACAAGGCCCTGGTGCTGGGACACCTCTTCAGAGCAGAGGTTAGGTCAGAGGCCTCCAGGTCCCTTCCCACAGCTCTGTTGCGAGACTGTAATTTAACCATGTGCTGCTAGATGAAAAAGATGCCCCAAACTGTATGTTTCCCACCAAGCACATTTCAATTCAAATAAGTGTGAGAGACCAATTATTTGCAACTTAGCAAATGAGTAAGAACTAGGAACCTGAAATGGTCTGTTGCTCTGGAGCTACTACAGTTTCTAAATGAGCAAAAATGAAGAATCTAAGTATACATAATAGGACAGGATGCTAGGGGGGGAGTATTATACCACACgaaattaaaatacttgctttaaaCCAAGTTTCCTCACTGGCCGGTACAGGTCAATCTGTGCAGGTACTGCCTGTAGGGAGCCCAAGGGTGCAGACATCCATGTGCCAGAGCAGCTTTTCAGGGAAAAGGGCTGGTGTCTCAACACCAGGCAGCTGCACCTGGAATGCGCTGTTTTGATAAGCTGAAGAACTAAAAGCGAGTTCAGCTCCCTGAAAGTTTTGTGCAACTGCAGGAGCAGTTTAGCTGTCAGGAGTTTCACAGGAGCTGTGACAGATGAGCCACACCCACACCACCACATCCTCCAGCTGTAGGGTTACTCACTCTGGTACCAGTTACTCAAAACCAGCGGGCTCCCTCAGGGCTGTAGGAGGCTGAGGTTTACTCAGCTCTGCCCCATCCTTCAGGTCCCATCCTCCCCCCTTGGCTccagccagcccctgcctgcagagccctTTGGTGAGCCCCCCGCCTCACCGAAGAGCAGGTTGAGCAGCACCTCCCTGGCCGCTGAGCTGTCGCTCTGGCAGAGCCCGTAGAAGGTGCCCAGCAGCCAGGGGATGCCGTGCCCCGAAACCTCGATGACCTTCATGAGGGGCCGCACGCTGCCCCAGGCCGAGCCCTCTCCAGCGCAGACGCCCAGGCGCTTGGAGGCCCAGAGGTCGATGGCGAGCAGGGAGCTGAGGGCGATGCCCAGGAAGGAGGGGTTCAGCTTCATGCAGTCCTCCtcgggcagcggggccgccgcggAGCTGCCTGACTCCTTCCGCCGGGAGGGGCTGTCTGGGGCACCGGGGCTGCGCTGGCTCACGAGGGACAGGAACTCcaggcggctgctgctgccggcgcGTCGCTCGCGGCTGCTCCGGGGGCTCGGCATGGCGAGAGGAGGTGGCCTGGGAGAGGTGCGGGCCGGTCACCGGCTGCCAGGCCTGCTCTGGCGCCGGGACCCGGGCGAGCCGCCCAGGAGCCCGCGTGTCGCCCCTGCCCAGGCCTGCTTCTCCCCCCGCCTCACCGCAACCTGCTacgggccccgccgccccccgctgcccgcaggccccgggcccgggcctGCCCCCGCACCCTGCCCGGCACTCCCGCCTCCAGCTACCGCACCGCCGGGGCCCCGTTCCCCCCTCCCGGTGCGTGCCCGGGACCTCCCCAAGGGCACCCCCGGGTGCTGgccgcccgcgctgcccccgctccccggctcCCCCGGTACCaggcggccccggcgcggccccgcttCCTCTTCCGCCGCCCCCCCGTCACGTGGCCGGTTGCCATGGAGCCGGGACGCCCcggggcggggctgcggcgccccctggcggcggggggggccccccaccctccctcccgccgcgccccggggcggggaTCCGTGGGCGcgccccgcctccccccgcgcacgtgcccgccccggccggcgTACGGCAGCCGGCGAGGGCCGCAAgaggcgcggcggcggcgccttCGCCCTGCCGGCGCCGGTGCGGGCGCCGGTGCGCGGGCGGCGatgcgcggcgggcgggcggcggcggggggacgggccgcccccccggccccgcggctcggcggcggcggcggcgggtgacgacggcgcggcggcggcgatGGGGTGCCTGCAGAGCGTGGCCTGCAAGGCGCGGGTGCGTCGGGAGCAGATCGTGGTGTCGGACGTGTCGGCCACCATCGAGCCGGCGGCCACCGCCATCGAGGAGAGCTCGCCGGTGGTGCTGCGGTACCGCACGCCCTACTTCCGCGCCTCGGCCCGCGTCCTCATGCCGCCCATCGCCCGGCGCCACACCTGGGTGGTGGGCTGGATCCAGGCCTGCAACCACATGGAGTTCTACAACACCTACAGCGACCTCGGCGTGTGAGCACCGGCACCGCCACCGGCACCGCCGCACCCGCaccgggctggggcggggggggacgggacctGGCACCGGGCACGGCACCCCGGCCGCACTGGGGCAGGCGCGGCGACGGGGGCGCGGAGGCCCGGCGGCCGGCACCGGGCTGGGTACGGCACGGGCACCccggcaccgggcaccgggcgTTGCACCCGCACCCCCCGTCTGCACCCACGGCCGCGCCCGGGCACCACCTTCACCCCAGCGCCCGCCTCCGGCACCGCC contains the following coding sequences:
- the PLPP6 gene encoding polyisoprenoid diphosphate/phosphate phosphohydrolase PLPP6, with protein sequence MATGHVTGGRRKRKRGRAGAAWPPPLAMPSPRSSRERRAGSSSRLEFLSLVSQRSPGAPDSPSRRKESGSSAAAPLPEEDCMKLNPSFLGIALSSLLAIDLWASKRLGVCAGEGSAWGSVRPLMKVIEVSGHGIPWLLGTFYGLCQSDSSAAREVLLNLLFALLLDLVLVAVVKGLVKRRRPTHNKMDMFVTISVDKYSFPSGHATRAALVCRFILHHLVLAIPLRVLVVLWALIVGVSRVMLGRHNVTDVLFGLLLGYALYSVVEYCWLSPLSAPALFALWSH